The genomic window CTGGTCAACAGGTGTCGTCGGTAAAAAGGAAAAAATCAGTACAACAGTTTACAGTTGACAGGACCAGGCACTGCCATTGCTTGCTGCGAAATGACCATGTACTACTTCCCTCCTGGTTTATCGGTCCTCTTTGTAATTCGTGCTAAATTTTGATCAAATATTTAACTgataaaatattagtgcatgtcaacaaaaattatattgttgaattcgtatTTGAATATAGTTTTTAATAATATATTTCCTTATGACAATGTATGaatattttattaattaaatttatggtcaaaatttggtatatatttcaatgaggaccaataaatcaggacggaggtagtagtatgtACCTTGCATGCATACACACAGAGTTGTAACAGCAAGTCATACCTATGAAGATCCGAAGAAACCATgtgagcatctccaatagataatGCAAATTTCGAGATGTAAAAGTAGACGTTGTATAATTTAGATCATTAAAAGTGCTTTTTACatctaaaaaaagaggcaaaacTTCAACCGATGATATATATTGCTGATGTAGAAGTCCAACTGTAACAGATGATgtatttgaagatgtaaaactagtCGGAATGAGCGCCGGCGGCCGAGAGACGGGAGGAGCCCCCGCGGACCGAGCGGCGAGAGCCGGGAGGTCAATTTGGTCAGCAGCGCGGCTATGAATCAAGCAGCGGATTGGTCGCAGTGGGGCGACGACCGTGCGACACAAGAAGGTCGGGTCTGGTGGCGGAAAGGCAGCAGCGGTGCGGCGGAGGATGTGCGGCTCGAATCCGACGGTGGCGGGGGGAGCTCAAATCATCCGGCGGCGATTCGGCAGCAAAGAAGCGGCCAATTCGATCAATTTGGAGGCGGGCAACAGAGGAGCAACAGCGGAACAGGCGACGGCCTCCGGATCTGGAGGGGCGGTGGGCGAGCGACAgaagtgcggggggggggggggggggggggggactcaaATCAGCGGTCCTCAGCAACTACGGGAATGGTCGGCGTGGTCGGAGATGAACGGATGGGCGGCGGCAGAAATTGCCGGCAGCGGAGGTTAGCGGGCGACAGGTGCCAGACTGAACGAAAATGAAGACGGTTGGGCAGTTGGCGCCCGACCGGCTGTTGTACATCTCTTAGAGGTGGAGATGTAAAAAACtttgcatctacatcatctgttggaggtGAGTTTTTGGCCTCAGAGATATATAAATTAGTTGTTTTATAtctatctattggagatgctctaatgtcaTGAGTTTACTTGTCCATTCTTACTTGAACCACTCTGACTTGGTCTCAACTCCAATACATAACCCCCTAAAAGGGGTTGAAACCAATAATAAAAGAGAAAACGGGGATTCCTGAAAGCAGCGTGGAAGGCTTTTGGAAAGTGAGAAGAAATAGTAGTGCTAGAAAAGAGCAGGAGTAACAGTGAAGTTGTTGTGAGGTGAGGTGATACACTGACAGATGCATACTTATTccaccctctcctcctcctcctccctgcttGAGTTGCCTCTCTTCTAATTTAAATCCcaggggaaggaaggaaggaaggaaggaaggaaaaggaggaggaggtggtgagtGATCGAGTGAGCCTTTCTCCATTGCGCTTCTCCTTCCCTTGGCTTGGCCTCCATTGTTTTCTTACATCCCCCTCCACTCCATCTCTTGCTTCCCAAGCCTTAACCCcttccccttccctttccctccctTGCCTTAGCCATTAACCACGCCCCAAATCCAACCTTCAaagctttcctcctcctcctcctcctcctgcccgCCGTCTTTGGGCGATAACTAACCTCCGCAAGGTAAACATTTCCTCTACTGCTCATTTTCGTTgggttctgctgctgctgctcattTCTAATATAACCCATATTCAGACAGACCACTGAAACCTCAGAGGCCTCTTCATTCAGTCAGTTGATCTCTTCTTGATTTCTCCCTTCTCTTCTCTAGGTGAGTTTCTTGGGTTTGGCTCTCGATTCATTGTCTCTCGTCCCCCCTTGCTCGGTGGTGTATTATTTTCTGCTCCAAAGAATAATAATAATATTAAAGCTGTCTACAGCGCTTTGATGCGACGAATGTTTTATGCATATGCACGCGACACGACACTCGCCTTCCTTGCGTTTCCCGTCCAAAACTTCAGAGAATTTTGGCCTCTTCTTGGCCTCGATGCCGATGCTACCCGCCACTGATTCCAGCTGCTTCCAATTAACAGAAGAAAAAAATGGCTTTATCAACTCCCAGTTTCTTGCGGTTATCAATTTCTTTAAACACGCTCGATGATGCCAGCggttggcgccggcgccggcgacttCCTGACTGACAGAATAAATACCAGAAGCAGCAGTTGCATATTCGCGTTGCATTCCCCTGCTCTGCAAGCCTGCAACTGCATGCCCGAGACAGACAGAGTGTGCAGGCCGCCATGGATGATCGCCTGATGTGTGCTTGCAGGATCCATGGGTGAACACCTCGCGCTGCTGGTGGACCGCCTGCTCACGGAGTCCACGCTGGAGGCGGCCATCGTGAGCAGGAAGCAGGCTGAGCCGGAGGACGCGCCGGCGGCGATCGTCTACTGCTGTGACATCGCCGCCGCAGGCGGCGACCCGAGCAAGATGGTGGAGTGCAGGATCTGCCAGGAGGAGGACTGGGACACCGGCATGGAGGCCCCCTGCGCCTGCCGCGGCAGCCTCAAGGTAATTAAGCACAACAATGTTCAGAACGcctgattattattattattccccTTTTAGTTGAATTTTGCAGTAATTTAACTTCGTTGGCAAAAAAAAAAGGATTCACAAAAGCTGCAGAAGTTTTCTGATATGGGGTGGGAAATTTGATCATTTGTTAGTAAATAAATTGGTTTCCAACTTTAATTTTGGGTGTCTATTTTGGTGTTCAGTACTATACTGGTGGAGTGTAGGTTTGACTTGCCATGAGGAATTTTTGTCATTTTTGGTTGGGGTTCGATGCAGTAGGTTGTATCTGATTAAAGTATCAGGAAAGCTCAGTGACAGATTTGATGATGAAATCAACCTTGTTTGCCTCAATGTAGCTTGCAAGGCAATGCCTAATGCTGGCCTTCCTCTTTGGATTGTGACATAAATAGACATATAGTGCTGAAAAGTAGTAGAAGTGAGTGTGGTTTTGACTTGCCATGAAGAAGTGTTGATATTTGTTATGGTTAGGGTTAGATGCAGTAGGTTCTATTAGTTAAGTAGTACTATGTGAAAAAGGGTCAGCAATTTCAGGATGAAATCCACTATGTTTGCCTAAATTGTAGCTTGGAAGGTAGTAGTGCCTAATGTTGGCCTTCCTTTTGGGATTGTGACATGTATATATAGTGTGTGCAAAAAAAATCTAAATAATAATGCAAAATAAGAGTAGGTGTTTTGTATTCCCAAAgttggaagcaagggggagagctaTATCTATAgaccatcatcacacaatgcgtGAGACAACTACCTACAGACACCATGTTCCACGCAGGGTCAAATGTAGGAGAGACTTTTAAGAAACATTCTGGCCTTTTGTCCTTTTTTGATGATCCATTATCATCATGATAGAGATATGCTTGGAATCGACTAAGAAGACACCGTATTTCGGTTGATTATACCGGTCGATTACATTGGATTAAACTCTTACCTTTTTTTTTTTCCTTGTTGCAGTACGCGCACCGAAAATGCATCCAGCGCTGGTGCAACGAGAAAGGCGACACCGTCTGCGAAATATGCTTGCAggtaaaaaaacaaacaaaaattgCCTATCTACGCGGTCCAGTATTTTTGTTTTGTTGAAAAAACAGGTAAGCATGTGTACCTTTAATCTTATGAACTCCCTGTTTCTGCAGCAATTCAGGCCAGGTTACACTGCCCCACAGCAGCTGTTCCACTATGGAAGCATACCAATGAACTTCAGGCAGGCAGTCATTTCACAAGCTTTTTCCTGATGCAAAACCATGGTGATATTTCTGCCTGTAAAACGTCTCTCGTGTCCACAGGGGGAACTGGGAAGTTGCGCGGCACGATCTCCACGACTCGCAGGTCATAACAATGGTGCCCTCGGAGCGCGACTTCATGGACGAGTACGACGACTACTTTCCGGTCAGGACGAGGAGCAGCGCCATGTGTTGCCGGACAGTCGCCATCATTGTGAGTTCATCAGAAGTTCAGAACAGGCTGTGTTTTGATCCATGAAGGGTTTATAATTAACAGACAGCTATGTCATTGTGATCCAACAGTTCCTGGCCCTCCTGGTTCTCCGGCACACTCTCCCTCTcatggtcggcggcgacggggagTACTCGTTTGCTCTGTTTTTGGTAAGATCTATGGCTAACATTTGTGTTCATTACATCACACAACACCAGCATCTTCAGACTCTTCTTTAACAAAGTCTGATCTTGTTCTTGCATAGCCTCTGATCTTGAATTTTACCATTTTTATGGGGGCGGGAAAAAAACAGCTTCTTGTGCTGAGAACCGCCGGAATTCTGTTTCCGATCTTGGTGATGGTGAGAGCAATGGCGACCTTCCATCGTCGTCGCCGCCAACAGGTAATTCCATCGTTGACGATCAGCCATTGTTGGGTTTGGAACCTGCTCAGGTGTAGTGATCCTGATACCAGTCAGCAGCAGAAGACTGATACAAGTTTCACTTGCACTGCAGAGTTGTGCGTATACTATTTTCTGATGCATAACTCTGGGGTCTAGATCACTTGATACTGCAGGGAAACCAGGGAACTTACATGTTCTTCTCGGacaccgaggacgaggacgaggaggaagaagaggatgccGAATCCGATCCTGCGCGGCCTCGCTACCAACCACGCCTTATCCCCGTCTACTGACACCATACAAGTCGGCGCGGCGTCAGTGTGGTTAACAGAAGCAAAGATCCCAAGAAACAGGGAGAAAGATACTGATGTAGCAGGATAGTCTGAAGCCACTCGCTTCTGTGTGCACAAGAAATAGAAGAATGTAGAGGCTCTGTACATACCACAATACTGACCCAGACGATGTAACTTGTGAGCTTCTCTAGCTCTCCCATGTACTCGAGAGATTGCCTAAAATTACTTGCAAAATGCATGGAATTACAGGCCTGTATCTGAGCCGGTGATCCTGCAACTCATGCTTGATCTACAGTTCTTTGGTTTGTCTTACTGACATGTGCATGGACTGTTGATCAGTTTTCTGAGCATACAAATTTCTGTACATCTGATTGCAACATTTGCTTGACAAGATTTCAAAGTTCAAACAGTACAGTACCGCGGTATACCCAGCCATAACAAAGCACCACACTAGCGAATAACGTATCCGACGAGGTAAATTATCATCCATAGAAGAGCAGCTGTCCTGGGGTACATTGTTACTCACAGGTCTGATAAGTTAGGGGCAGAGAGGGGGGCAGGGATACATATACATATATTTTTCATGTATGCAGGAAAGCAACGGTGGCGATGCAAACACCATCGACGTTTGGGTAAGCTTGGACATGGTCGAGGTACTTGAACACCACAGCATCGCTGGCCAGCGCTCCTTCAGATAGTGTGGCGCCTAACTTTCTCTGGTTGAAGTTCTCCACCTCCTGCACTAGCTCATCCTTCGTCCTGCTGCAGGATGTGATGACCTACACATATGCACAGGTAACATCAGAGGACAATCCATTGGTTTTCGCTTAGACATCTTTCTCAAATGTTAATTTTACTGTGAATGTACTGCTAACAAATGCAATGGAAGTACTGACCAGTATGCCACCAGGGGAAACCAAGCTAGCCACTGACTGCCAATACATCATTCTGAAATGCATCAACAGAAACAAATTATAAATGGAAGCAACCAAGTGATCCCATCCTTTTGTCTAAACAAATTCAGGAAATTCAAAGTGTTAAACCACAGCTATGAGGATTTATGATAATATCACTCATAAGGATTAAGGTACATTTGAACACCTAAACATGCATTTACCTCTTTACAGGTCCATCAGGGTGGAGCCCTATTGCATCCAGAGTTCCTTCATCCATCACAAGTTCAAATCTCCTCTCCAACTTTGACTCCAGAACATCATCAACCTGCAAACATAAAAAGGTTCATAAATCTGAAAAGGTTCTTTCTTCATCTTTCAAGTACGGGGACACTGTTCAACATCACATACTGAAGCACAAGAAGGCGCAAAAAATGTGGAAATGAAATACGATCATGTAATGTGAACGTCTAATGCTCCACCGAGCAACTCACCAGGAAATTAATGTGCTCAAATCCATCACGAATTGCGAGGTTTCGAGCAAGCTCAATTGCGGCTTCACTATAGTCAATGCCAGTTAGATCAGAAAACCTGTATATTTACATGACACATCAGTACTGCCAAGAGGTGTTAATAGTGAGACAGGCTAAATGCATAAAGGAATTTCTCTTATGTACGAAAACCTACTAACGCCATAGAGACGCCTTTCGAAAGGAACAGGAGACTGCCAGTGCCAGCATAATCTTCCTCAAAGGACTATTTCAAAGTATATTATATGCTGTTTTAAAAGACAGCTCCATTATGATAATTGAGAATCATATGATACTCCATATCTTTTAACATGTCATACATAGACAAGATAAATAAATAGGGACCACCTACCATCAACTTGCCACTAATTGCGACAATCACATAGGCATCCAAATCTCGGTATTCTCATAAAAACATGGGAAGAAATAAAATTTAACCACAACAATCTAAGCCATAAAATGCCGTGGGATGTCTCACAAACATGTGGATCCTGGGATCATCGATCAGTAAGACATCCAGAGCCATTTTGTGTAATCTTCCTAAAATCGTATGCTTTGTTTATGTAGGGCATACAAATCCAGGACCAAAAAGACAATCGATCTAGTAAACATTATGAAAAGCCATTCATCGCCAGAGTATTGAAGTTGATAACAGTAATATTCATGTCAAGATTAGGTTTGGGAAATGGAAACCAACAAGCTAGTCAGTGTCCTGTTTCCACAGCATACCCTTGTTTTGCAAGCTGCTGTAAGAGTCGTCCGCTCCCGGTTCCTATGTCAAGTACGCTGCATCCGGGCAAATCCTTGCTGGAGCATAAGTTTTTTGTCCAGCCTACAAGGACATCCATGGCCTCGGTGCCAAACCTGTAACAGATGCCAACCAGACAGTCATTTCACTTTGAAATCTTCAAGCAAGAGAAACTCTACAGAATCGCCGACTATAGATAGCTGCAAGAAACAGCTCGTCTGTCCAAAACAGTGAACAGGTAGAGAAAAAGAACCACGCTATGAGTTGTGATATTCATTTGGCCAATGGGCAGTGTACACAAGCTTGTATCAGCCAAACTACGATAGAAAACAATACTTGCCCATATTTGCTGATATCAGACCTCGTTGCTTTATGGAAAACGCTTGGCTTCTACCGGCAGATCGCACGCGAGCATCCGCCGGCTCATTCGTACGACACGTGTCCTGACCAAGcggtcttttttttctttctttcgctcAACGCGGCCGCTGCTCGCTGCTCACTACGTTGAGTTTCCGCAGCAAGGTCTCTGTTGCATAAACTGCAACAAGGCCTATGTTGCACAAAAAAAATGCAATgagacctctgttgcaaaaaaactaaattgcaacaagacctctgttgcaaaaaataAACTGAAACAAGACCTCTGGCAAAAAATATCTTGCAAAAATTTCTGCAACATGACCCGTGTTGCAGGAATTTCCCGCAACACGACCTGTGTTGCAATGATAAAAAGGGTTGCAATGATAAAAAGTGACACTCGATCGCTCAATCCATCAAATCCGACGACTCGCGAAAAAGATCCGCCGGCCGACGCATAGCAGCGCCCTTGCTTTGTTCTCAAATATTTTCCCACGAGAAAGGCAAGTCTGAGAAAGGCAAGAAACAGCTGGCTGTCCAAAATAGTTATCAGACAGAGGAAAAGGATAACACGATCAGTTGTGATTTTCATTTAGCCAACGGGCAGCGTACACCAGCTTATACCAGCCAAACTCCAATAGATAACCATATTAGCCCATAATTCCTGATACCAGATCTCATTGCTCtggttcaaaaaaaaattcccacgAGAAAGGCAAGTCTAAGCGGCATGCGTCGCGTTTGTTTTGCATTTATTAAGAGGCAGCAGAGCACCTTGATTGCGCTCCTACTGCTCTTGCCATGATGCTAACAAATCTAAAAACCTAAATGCTCATGATTCCATCAATTAAGATTCAATATCAGGTTGATTGCCCTCCTTACTGCTCTTGCCATGATGCTAACTAAGCTACAACCTAAATGCTCGTGACTCCATTGGTTAAGATTCAACATCCGGTCATGCGGAAAATAT from Triticum aestivum cultivar Chinese Spring chromosome 3B, IWGSC CS RefSeq v2.1, whole genome shotgun sequence includes these protein-coding regions:
- the LOC123068248 gene encoding uncharacterized protein isoform X1 yields the protein MGEHLALLVDRLLTESTLEAAIVSRKQAEPEDAPAAIVYCCDIAAAGGDPSKMVECRICQEEDWDTGMEAPCACRGSLKYAHRKCIQRWCNEKGDTVCEICLQQFRPGYTAPQQLFHYGSIPMNFRGNWEVARHDLHDSQVITMVPSERDFMDEYDDYFPVRTRSSAMCCRTVAIIFLALLVLRHTLPLMVGGDGEYSFALFLLLVLRTAGILFPILVMVRAMATFHRRRRQQGNQGTYMFFSDTEDEDEEEEEDAESDPARPRYQPRLIPVY
- the LOC123068247 gene encoding EEF1A lysine methyltransferase 2; this translates as MAGIRWPPEDPEMFPTRMLGTGVWGGPPAAAAGGGGGPPGEMASDDDRSVAADSWSIKSDYGSTLDDEQRYADTAEVLLASCPSSASSSAASAAAPSACSSSLSAHHSSDFSFDKDVPDVVPPMLGLHNYQDGAYAEDLANYHERSHADDWFGTEAMDVLVGWTKNLCSSKDLPGCSVLDIGTGSGRLLQQLAKQGFSDLTGIDYSEAAIELARNLAIRDGFEHINFLVDDVLESKLERRFELVMDEGTLDAIGLHPDGPVKRMMYWQSVASLVSPGGILVITSCSRTKDELVQEVENFNQRKLGATLSEGALASDAVVFKYLDHVQAYPNVDGVCIATVAFLHT
- the LOC123068248 gene encoding uncharacterized protein isoform X3; this translates as MGEHLALLVDRLLTESTLEAAIVSRKQAEPEDAPAAIVYCCDIAAAGGDPSKMVECRICQEEDWDTGMEAPCACRGSLKYAHRKCIQRWCNEKGDTVCEICLQQFRPGYTAPQQLFHYGSIPMNFRGNWEVARHDLHDSQVITMVPSERDFMDEYDDYFPVRTRSSAMCCRTVAIIFLALLVLRHTLPLMVGGDGEYSFALFLLLVLRTAGILFPILVMVRAMATFHRRRRQQIT
- the LOC123068248 gene encoding uncharacterized protein isoform X2 gives rise to the protein MGEHLALLVDRLLTESTLEAAIVSRKQAEPEDAPAAIVYCCDIAAAGGDPSKMVECRICQEEDWDTGMEAPCACRGSLKYAHRKCIQRWCNEKGDTVCEICLQQFRPGYTAPQQLFHYGSIPMNFRGNWEVARHDLHDSQVITMVPSERDFMDEYDDYFPVRTRSSAMCCRTVAIIFLALLVLRHTLPLMVGGDGEYSFALFLLLVLRTAGILFPILVMVRAMATFHRRRRQQSCAYTIF